In Ascochyta rabiei chromosome 11, complete sequence, the following are encoded in one genomic region:
- a CDS encoding phospholipase C type enzyme — protein MVASFRDLLGIRPGTASTSDSALIIIDAQNEYAEGQLKVTNAESSGKAIASLLEKYRAANGKIVHVMHQTPEGAPIFTPGTKLANEFSNVAAKDGEEVIWKQFPGSFEQTSLHDTLQSWGVKKVALTGYMAHVCVSTTAREAMQKGYEVILVEDAIGDRDIPGVEGSELTRVALAELADVFGTTVQSSDIR, from the exons ATGGTTGCCTCATTCCGTGATCTCCTGGGCATCCGTCCAGGTACAGCCTCAACGTCCGACTCTGCGCTCATTATTATCGATGCACAGAATGAATACGCGGAAGGGCAGCTGAAGGTCACCAACGCTGAGTCGAGCGGTAAAGCCATTGCCAGCCTGCTCGAAAAGTATCGTGCTGCGAACGGCAAGATCGTCCACGTTATGCACCAAACACCCGAAGGCGCCCCTATCTTTACTCCTGGCACCAAGTTAGCGAACGAATTTAGCAACGTTGCGGCCAAG GACGGCGAGGAGGTGATCTGGAAGCAGTTTCCTGGCTCTTTCGAGCAAACCTCTCTTCACGACACTCTCCAGTCGTGGGGTGTCAAGAAAGTTGCTCTCACTGGATACATGGCACATGTATGTGTCTCCACTACCGCTCGTGAGGCTATGCAGAAGGGCTACGAAGTCATTCTCGTTGAAGATGCTATTGGCGACCGCGACATACCCGGTGTCGAGGGTAGCGAGCTCACCCGAGTTGCGTTGGCAGAGTTGGCAGATGTCTTCGGTACGACCGTGCAAAGCTCGGATATCAGGTAG
- a CDS encoding phospholipase C type enzyme, variant 2, giving the protein MVASFRDLLGIRPGTASTSDSALIIIDAQNEYAEGQLKVTNAESSGKAIASLLEKYRAANGKIVHVMHQTPEGAPIFTPGTKLANEFSNVAAKVRVLTSFTRTHTDRVQDGEEVIWKQFPGSFEQTSLHDTLQSWGVKKVALTGYMAHVCVSTTAREAMQKGYEVILVEDAIGDRDIPGVEGSELTRVALAELADVFGTTVQSSDIR; this is encoded by the coding sequence ATGGTTGCCTCATTCCGTGATCTCCTGGGCATCCGTCCAGGTACAGCCTCAACGTCCGACTCTGCGCTCATTATTATCGATGCACAGAATGAATACGCGGAAGGGCAGCTGAAGGTCACCAACGCTGAGTCGAGCGGTAAAGCCATTGCCAGCCTGCTCGAAAAGTATCGTGCTGCGAACGGCAAGATCGTCCACGTTATGCACCAAACACCCGAAGGCGCCCCTATCTTTACTCCTGGCACCAAGTTAGCGAACGAATTTAGCAACGTTGCGGCCAAGGTACGAGTGCTTACATCATTTACCAGAACGCATACTGATCGGGTTCAGGACGGCGAGGAGGTGATCTGGAAGCAGTTTCCTGGCTCTTTCGAGCAAACCTCTCTTCACGACACTCTCCAGTCGTGGGGTGTCAAGAAAGTTGCTCTCACTGGATACATGGCACATGTATGTGTCTCCACTACCGCTCGTGAGGCTATGCAGAAGGGCTACGAAGTCATTCTCGTTGAAGATGCTATTGGCGACCGCGACATACCCGGTGTCGAGGGTAGCGAGCTCACCCGAGTTGCGTTGGCAGAGTTGGCAGATGTCTTCGGTACGACCGTGCAAAGCTCGGATATCAGGTAG